The genomic segment CAAGCACCCATGGAGGCAAAGGTATGGTGAATATTCAAGTAAGAAACTTCGGTTCATGTCTCGGAAACCATTTTCGTAAGAGCAAAGAATTTTGAATCTAATACATAATGTTATTGTTTTGGCAGTTGAAATTGAGATGCAGAAGGTGAAGTAAATTTATACCTGCAAGAATCTACGACATTCCCTCCGCACTGATGAAAAGACATGACAACTTGGAGCTTTAGACCATGTTTTTCGACCATTCGGACAAGCTCAGCGTACCCTTCCCAATTGTACTTTAACATCTTTCTCTACTGAACCCCACCAAGCATCCACCATAACTCCTTCCAAACCTGCGTTCTTTAAGGCCATTAAACTCACATTCATTGCCCTTGGTTTATTCAAGGTACCTCCATGAGTTATTGTGTCAAGTGGTAACATCACAAAAAGAGTTATTTTTATTATGGGAAATTGTTAGACTATGTAACTTCTCCATTTCCTCGCTGTTATTCTTCTTCTGTCCGGTGATCGAGAGCCATGCTTGATCCTGCACCTCGAATTCCTCGCCTGGAAACGGGACAATGATGACAGCCTCATTCGAGCAAAGCAAATGGTGGCTAAGGAATCATCAGGTGTTTTGAAGCTTTTGGTTTCTTCTAGATTGATGAAAGAAGTGGAAGAATGTAAGGTTAAGGCCATTGTTTGTATTTGCTGTTTTTTGGAAAATGAAGAGAAGGAAATGAGATACATGGGGATAAATGAAGACGGTTtgcatttatatgtatataattgaaaCTTGGGGTTAAGCTTTTGAAAGAAAAGACAACGTTGGGGTTAAGCTTTGAAGGAGAAAAAGGTCGCAACAGATCTACTTTTCGAGGTTAGTTTCTCTGTAACGCGGTTATTTGTTGTCCATTACAAATCGAAAAACCATGTTACTCGGATTGGTGAGTATGGTTATACTTTTTTCAAGTttcttttttatgtattttgagaGATTGTATTTTCATATCCAGGTGTCAAACATGGATCCCATAAACATGCCTCAGAGTCTTTTGGCTTTGTTGATTATTTTGGGTATTCCAAATATGGGGTCGATTTTACATCGGTTCAATACGATGTGTACTGTTTCAGTGCTAAATCGGAACAACTAACATCCTTTTTCACAACTGTACAAATTTTGATCACACTAGCTAAAATATGGTATATCAGTCGATGCATGAATAATGATAAGtgcacataatttacatattttagaATCGAACATTTAGCATTTTACATGATTCTTAGGTGAAATATTGCATCTTAGTTTAGATTACTTATTTCGAGTCTTAACtacatttattgattttttaatgtttttcttttattttatgcatttgtaaataattgagtttaatttagatgtttttgaacttgatataggtttcacgaaaacttaaggcTCAAGTTTTGAGACCATTGGTGGTTTTAGATGAAGAATCGAGACAAGGCATACCCGAGAACAAGAAGTTTGGAGCCCCGGCACAGCATGTCGGGAGCAATGACGCCCTAGCCTCAACCAGCGCTCCAATGTCATACGCACTGTTAATGCATAAAATCACATTCTCTATCAATCGCAACCTCTCCCCCTTTCTTTCATTAAAATATCCAAGAAAGAATTcccagaaaaataaaaataaaaagaaaccctCCATTAACTCTTTTAAGTGCAATACAAAAAGTAGAATAATGTGGAGAATTGATTACGAAGCCTTTAACTTGCAAATAGCCATTGTTTCCCCGGTGGGAGTTGTGTGGTGTGGCTCCGGCACAAGCCACAGTTGCCCGCCTTCTTTTAATGAACCTTtttcaactttatttatttttcttcccAACCCTTTACCTTTCTATGGCCATATTAAACCAGTCTAAAGGCTAAAAGGCCATAGGTGAAGGAATTGACTAGGGAAGTGCAATGACAATAAAAGTTAACAATGAAAACTAAAATCGACAAAACAAAACAGCTTCTTTTTTATCAAGTTCCATTCATGTCATTCACTTTCCATATTCATGAAAATGAACAGCCAAAAACAACTTTCCTTTCTCTTCTTCATTGATTCATTTAGCACTtcttaagaagaaaaaaaggatCAAATCTAATTATCCAccaaagaaaaacccaaaaaaagagccatatcatagagcaaatctaAGGCTATCTCACAGTCTCATATAATACCCTATATCATAACATTCACAGTTAAACTTTTAGCATATATGTTTCTTCTCAAGaaaattgggattttttttttaaaaacccggAAAAAGAAACCCTCATAGAGGCTGCTCCTTCTTGTTCTTCCTCTCCTTGGCCCTTTTCTTCATGGATCTCCATGTCCTTTGTTCAAGGTCTTTCTTTTCACTCTGTTTATACAAGGTAGatatatgtttgttttattttgctTGGTGAGGTGATTTAGGCAGCTGCAACAGTGCCTGGTCGGAAAGGGTAGCTTTCAGCTTTTGTTGGAGATGTAGATTTTTTTTGGTCTTTCTTTCTCATAGCTTTAATGGAGGATGAAAGGTTATGGTTCTTTTCCTTAGCTTCATCAATCTCTATTTGTTCTTGTCTACACTCTTCACTACAAAAAGGTGTGTCCCCTCTGCAAGATTTCCAACAACAAAAAACCAAATCCCAATCAGCAACcaaatccataaaaaaaaaatcaatctttGGTTCCTAAGACACACTTTCATACTTAAAGCGCACAggaaaaatcatatattttatccAAGATCAAACAATGGGCAGATTCATGGATTTATTCCCTAAAACTAATAGATTCATCAGATCTTTCTGCAATTATTCTCTTTTCAGTCTGGAAAAACAAATAGAACCGATACTGTTGtgaatacaaaagaaaaatggACTGACCTGTACATGAAGATGTCTCTGTTACCCCCAATAGGCTTCTTGCAAAGGAAACAAGCATCCAAGAAATGGGGCTGATGGTCTTCAAATCTGGCATCACAAAACCTACCAGACCTTGGAGAAGAAGCCGAAGAACAATAaaaagatgaagatgatgatgatggcaGATTCCTCAAACTACTTCTCCTTGAGTAACAAAGAGGTCTTGAAAAAAATCCATTTTGCTTATGAGTTTGGCAATGAATTCCTGCATACCCAGACTCCATAACTGCAAGAGAAGCCAACCcattatcttcttcaatgaaacAAGGCCTCCTTGAACGTCCAGATGATTCCATTTTTAGCGTTTTGGTTCGGTTTTTTGGTTTTAGAGAAGGTCTGATCTTTGGGTTGTTTCAAAGCAAAACAAAGATGAAGAAAGGAAAgtgagtgggaaaagaaaatggtGGGTTGATTTTATAGTGGGGGAAGCTCATAGCTTTGTTCTTTGTTgaggaaaattaaaattaaagaaaaaaaatagagtaaaaaCAACTACAGGTTTTCAGGAAATCCGTGCTAGTGAATCTATTGGCTCAAAATACCTGCAATCTCTAAGTCGCTAATTATTTCCAGTTTTCCATTGACATTTTTGCCATTCGTTTGGAATTAATTACATTTGTTTTATGAAAATGGATGGTTGGGTTAGTtatgattatttattatttatttttggaatttCCTAGCTTTAATATAATGAATATTACGAGCCTTACCTTAATTAGCATCGACATTGATTCGAGTTAGGGTGAGATGATGTGAAGTTCTAAgcatttatcaaaaaaatttatataataggTAATGTAATTTTGGCCATTGAACTAAATTTGTCCATGGGCCGGgtggcccggcccagcccgacggccggcccaaaatatggaagggttcgggtaaaaatataggcccgaaatatgaggttgggcaaaaaatgaggcccgtttaaaaaatgggccgggcctcgggtaccacttttttggcccgcaCCCGGCCCaacccgaatataataaatattttttttatttttaattttaaaatattttttatttttaaaataattttttgatgtttattaaaaaataggcTGGGTCGGGCCGAgctcgggcttatgatatttttcccgggccaggcctgggcaaaatttcaaGCCCGTATTTCGGGCCGGCCCGAGCCTGGGCCTAGGAGGCGGGCCGAAAATTTTTCTGGGCCCGGCTCgccccatggacaggtctacatTGAACTTGATGACTAGATTTATTTTCGTATTTGTACTTTTTCTTAAACTTGATAAATAAATCTATTTTGGTCTTTGAACCGGTATTATGTCAATATTTGATAATGTAATTAGTGTTCTTGGAACAAGATTGGATTGGTCAGTCAAACCGATTAAACCGAGAACTGATTGAGTCAAAAGACGTTGAACTAATTAAGTTGGAAACTACTCGAAATCGGTAAAAACCGAAAATTTGAGACAAAAACTAGTTGTTGAAtttgtttaatatgtttattttttactttttataatttttaattgttcattta from the Gossypium hirsutum isolate 1008001.06 chromosome D09, Gossypium_hirsutum_v2.1, whole genome shotgun sequence genome contains:
- the LOC107890627 gene encoding FCS-Like Zinc finger 2; the protein is MESSGRSRRPCFIEEDNGLASLAVMESGYAGIHCQTHKQNGFFSRPLCYSRRSSLRNLPSSSSSSFYCSSASSPRSGRFCDARFEDHQPHFLDACFLCKKPIGGNRDIFMYRGDTPFCSEECRQEQIEIDEAKEKNHNLSSSIKAMRKKDQKKSTSPTKAESYPFRPGTVAAA